A part of Anser cygnoides isolate HZ-2024a breed goose chromosome 15, Taihu_goose_T2T_genome, whole genome shotgun sequence genomic DNA contains:
- the HAGH gene encoding hydroxyacylglutathione hydrolase, mitochondrial isoform X2 produces MKVELLPALTDNYMYLLIDEETKEAAIVDPVQPQKVLDAVKKHGVKLTTVLTTHHHWDHAGGNEKLVKMETGLRVYGGDSRVGALTQKVSHLTTLKVGSLNVKCLCTPCHTSGHICYYVTKPNSSEPPAVFTGDTLFVAGCGKFFEGTPEEMYRALIEILGSLEPETRVYCGHEYTINNLKFARHVEPNNVTIQEKLAWAKAKYDSGEPTIPSTIAEEFTYNPFMRVREKTVQQHAGETDPIRTMGAIRKEKDNFRVPKD; encoded by the exons ATGAAGGTGGAGCTCCTCCCGGCTCTCACAGACAACTACATGTACCTCCTCATCGATGAGGAGACGAAGGAGGCCGCAATAGTTGATCCCGTGCAGCCCCAGAAG GTTTTGGATGCAGTCAAAAAGCATGGCGTGAAGCTGACCACTGTCCTGACCACACACCATCACTG GGACCATGCTGGAGGAAACGAGAAGCTCGTTAAGATGGAGACGGGGTTGCGCGTGTATGGCGGGGACAGCAGAGTTGGAGCACTGACACAGAAGGTGTCTCACCTGACGACGCTCAAG GTGGGATCTCTTAATGTGAAATGCCTCTGTACGCCGTGTCACACTTCTGGACACATCTGTTATTATGTGACTAAGCCAAATAGCTCCGAGCCACCTGCTGTTTTTACAG GTGACACGCTGTTCGTGGCTGGCTGTGGGAAATTCTTCGAGGGAACCCCAGAGGAAATGTACAGAGCACTGATTGAGATTCTGGGCAGCTTGGAGCCTGAAACG AGAGTTTACTGTGGTCATGAATACACTATCAACAATCTCAAATTTGCTCGGCACGTTGAACCCAATAATGTAACTATCCAGGAGAAGCTCGCTTGGGCCAAG GCCAAGTACGACAGCGGCGAGCCAACCATACCCTCCACCATCGCAGAGGAGTTCACATACAACCCCTTCATGCGAGTGAG GGAGAAGACAGTTCAGCAGCACGCCGGGGAGACGGATCCTATCCGAACAATGGGAGCcatcagaaaagagaaggaTAACTTCAGGGTCCCGAAGGACTGA
- the HAGH gene encoding hydroxyacylglutathione hydrolase, mitochondrial isoform X1, with translation MRGGGWRSLGTALRAGALLRAGPVWLRAVFLHTEHEQRKSKTVTQADMKVELLPALTDNYMYLLIDEETKEAAIVDPVQPQKVLDAVKKHGVKLTTVLTTHHHWDHAGGNEKLVKMETGLRVYGGDSRVGALTQKVSHLTTLKVGSLNVKCLCTPCHTSGHICYYVTKPNSSEPPAVFTGDTLFVAGCGKFFEGTPEEMYRALIEILGSLEPETRVYCGHEYTINNLKFARHVEPNNVTIQEKLAWAKAKYDSGEPTIPSTIAEEFTYNPFMRVREKTVQQHAGETDPIRTMGAIRKEKDNFRVPKD, from the exons GTCCCGTGTGGCTGCGAGCTGTCTTCCTGCACACAGAGCACGAGCAGAGGAAGTCGAAGACGGTCACGCAAGCCGACATGAAGGTGGAGCTCCTCCCGGCTCTCACAGACAACTACATGTACCTCCTCATCGATGAGGAGACGAAGGAGGCCGCAATAGTTGATCCCGTGCAGCCCCAGAAG GTTTTGGATGCAGTCAAAAAGCATGGCGTGAAGCTGACCACTGTCCTGACCACACACCATCACTG GGACCATGCTGGAGGAAACGAGAAGCTCGTTAAGATGGAGACGGGGTTGCGCGTGTATGGCGGGGACAGCAGAGTTGGAGCACTGACACAGAAGGTGTCTCACCTGACGACGCTCAAG GTGGGATCTCTTAATGTGAAATGCCTCTGTACGCCGTGTCACACTTCTGGACACATCTGTTATTATGTGACTAAGCCAAATAGCTCCGAGCCACCTGCTGTTTTTACAG GTGACACGCTGTTCGTGGCTGGCTGTGGGAAATTCTTCGAGGGAACCCCAGAGGAAATGTACAGAGCACTGATTGAGATTCTGGGCAGCTTGGAGCCTGAAACG AGAGTTTACTGTGGTCATGAATACACTATCAACAATCTCAAATTTGCTCGGCACGTTGAACCCAATAATGTAACTATCCAGGAGAAGCTCGCTTGGGCCAAG GCCAAGTACGACAGCGGCGAGCCAACCATACCCTCCACCATCGCAGAGGAGTTCACATACAACCCCTTCATGCGAGTGAG GGAGAAGACAGTTCAGCAGCACGCCGGGGAGACGGATCCTATCCGAACAATGGGAGCcatcagaaaagagaaggaTAACTTCAGGGTCCCGAAGGACTGA